One stretch of Cedecea neteri DNA includes these proteins:
- a CDS encoding glutamate synthase small subunit, protein MSQNVYQFIDLQRVDPPKKPLKIRKIEFVEIYEPFSEGQAKAQADRCLSCGNPYCEWKCPVHNYIPNWLKLANEGRIIEAAELSHQTNSLPEVCGRVCPQDRLCEGSCTLNDEFGAVTIGNIERYINDKAIEMGWKPDLTGVKQTGKRVAIIGAGPAGLACADVLARNGVKAVVYDRHPEIGGLLTFGIPAFKLEKEVMTKRREIFSGMGIEFKLNTEVGRDVQMDELLSEYDSVFLGVGTYQSMRGGLENEDAPGVYDALPFLIANTKQIMGFAETAEEPYISMEGKRVVVLGGGDTAMDCVRTSIRQGAGHVICAYRRDEENMPGSKREVKNAREEGVEFQFNLQPLGVEINANGRVCGVKVARTELSAPDAQGRRRPEIVAGSEHVLAADAVVMAFGFRPHSMTWLEQHSVELDSQGRIIAPEGSENAFQTSNPKIFAGGDAVRGSDLVVTAIAEGRKAADGILNFLEV, encoded by the coding sequence ATGAGTCAAAACGTTTATCAATTTATCGACTTGCAGCGCGTTGATCCGCCGAAGAAGCCGCTGAAGATCCGCAAAATTGAATTTGTGGAAATTTACGAGCCATTCTCTGAAGGGCAGGCCAAGGCGCAGGCCGACCGCTGTCTCTCCTGCGGCAACCCGTACTGTGAGTGGAAGTGTCCGGTTCACAACTACATTCCAAACTGGCTGAAACTGGCCAATGAGGGTCGCATCATTGAGGCAGCCGAGCTGTCTCACCAGACCAACAGCCTGCCGGAAGTATGCGGCCGCGTCTGTCCTCAGGACCGCCTTTGCGAAGGCTCCTGTACGCTAAACGACGAGTTCGGGGCGGTAACCATCGGCAACATCGAGCGCTATATCAACGATAAAGCGATTGAGATGGGCTGGAAACCGGATCTGACCGGCGTGAAGCAAACAGGTAAGCGCGTGGCTATTATCGGCGCAGGCCCTGCGGGGCTTGCCTGTGCGGACGTGCTGGCGCGTAACGGCGTGAAGGCGGTGGTTTACGACAGGCATCCAGAAATCGGCGGCCTGCTGACCTTCGGTATTCCGGCGTTCAAGCTGGAAAAAGAGGTGATGACCAAACGCCGCGAAATCTTCAGCGGGATGGGGATTGAATTCAAACTCAATACCGAAGTTGGCCGTGACGTACAGATGGACGAGCTGCTCAGCGAATATGACTCAGTGTTCCTGGGCGTCGGCACCTATCAGTCAATGCGTGGTGGTTTAGAGAATGAAGACGCGCCTGGCGTTTATGACGCCCTGCCGTTCCTCATCGCTAACACTAAGCAGATTATGGGCTTTGCTGAAACGGCTGAAGAGCCGTACATCAGCATGGAAGGCAAACGTGTCGTTGTGCTGGGCGGCGGTGATACCGCCATGGACTGTGTACGCACTTCCATCCGCCAGGGCGCAGGCCACGTAATTTGTGCCTACCGCCGTGACGAAGAGAACATGCCGGGCTCCAAACGCGAAGTGAAAAACGCGCGTGAAGAAGGCGTGGAGTTCCAGTTCAACCTGCAGCCACTGGGCGTTGAAATTAACGCTAACGGCCGCGTTTGTGGCGTGAAGGTTGCGCGTACCGAACTAAGCGCACCAGATGCTCAAGGCCGCCGTCGTCCGGAAATCGTAGCCGGCTCTGAACACGTTCTGGCTGCCGATGCGGTCGTTATGGCGTTTGGCTTCCGCCCTCACAGCATGACGTGGCTGGAACAGCATAGCGTTGAGTTGGACAGCCAGGGTCGCATCATCGCGCCTGAAGGCAGTGAGAACGCTTTCCAGACCAGCAACCCGAAAATCTTCGCCGGTGGCGATGCCGTTCGCGGTTCCGATCTGGTGGTGACGGCCATTGCTGAAGGGCGCAAAGCCGCCGACGGGATCCTGAACTTCCTCGAGGTATAA
- the gltB gene encoding glutamate synthase large subunit, whose translation MLYDKSLEKDNCGFGLIAHIEGEPSHKVVRTAIHALARMQHRGAILADGKTGDGCGLLLQKPDRFFRIVAEERNWRLAKNYAVGMIFLSQDDALARASRRIVEEELQNETLSIVGWREVPLNKDVLGEIALSSLPRIEQIFVNAPAGWRPRDMERRLFIARRRIEKRIQEDKDFYICSLSNLVNIYKGLCMPADLPRFYLDLADLRLESAICLFHQRFSTNTVPRWPLAQPFRYLAHNGEINTITGNRQWARARTYKFQTPLIPDLHDAAPFVNETGSDSSSMDNMLELLLAGGMDIVRAMRLLVPPAWQNNPNMDPELRAFFDFNSMHMEPWDGPAGIVMSDGRFAACNLDRNGLRPARYVITKDKLITCASEVGIWDYQPDEVVEKGRVGPGELMVIDTRIGRILHSAETDAELKSRHPYKEWMENNVRRLVPFEDLPDEKVGARELDDDALASYQKQFNYSSEELDSVIRVLGENGQEAVGSMGDDTPFAVLSSQPRIIYDYFRQQFAQVTNPPIDPLREAHVMSLATSIGREMNVFCEAEGQAHRLSFKSPILLWSDFQQLTTLEEEHYRADTLDITYDVTEKSLHETVMALCDEAERMVRNGTVLLVLSDRNIAKNRLPVPAPMAVGAIQTRLVEKSLRCDANIIVETASARDPHHFAVLLGFGATAIYPYLAYETLAKLVDNGAIDRNYRIVMQNYRNGINKGLYKIMSKMGISTIASYRCSKLFEAVGLHKEVSELCFQGAVSRIGGAGFGDFQQDLLNLSKRAWLVRKPLDQGGQLKFVHGGEYHAYNPDVVQTLQKAVQSGEYADYQQYAKLVNERPVATLRDMLALNPQDESVKIEDVEPATDLFKRFDTAAMSIGALSPEAHESLAEAMNSIGGNSNSGEGGEDPARYGTNKVSRIKQVASGRFGVTPAYLVNADVIQIKVAQGAKPGEGGQLPGDKVTPYIAKLRYSVPGVTLISPPPHHDIYSIEDLAQLIFDLKQVNPKAMISVKLVSEPGVGTIATGVAKAYADLITIAGYDGGTGASPLSSVKYAGCPWELGLVETQQALVANGLRHKIRLQVDGGLKTGLDIIKAAILGAESFGFGTGPMVALGCKYLRICHLNNCATGVATQDDKLRKNHYHGLPFKVTNYFEFIARETRELMALLGVKRLVDLIGRTDLLKELDGFTAKQQKLDLSALLKTAEPMPGKAVYCTEHNPPFDKGDLNAQLLNQAQAYVDDKQSKTFWFDIRNTDRSVGASLSGYIAQQHGDQGLASDPIKAHFSGTAGQSFGVWNAGGVELHLTGDANDYVGKGMAGGLISLRPPVGSAFRSHEATIIGNTCLYGATGGKLYAAGRAGERFAVRNSGAITVVEGIGDNGCEYMTGGIVCILGKTGVNFGAGMTGGFAYVLDEDGEFRKRVNPELVELLDVEELAIHEEHLRGMITEHVQLTGSQRGEEILANWPTFASKFTLVKPKSSDVKALLGHRSRSAAELRVQAQ comes from the coding sequence ATGTTGTACGATAAATCCCTTGAGAAGGATAACTGTGGTTTCGGCCTGATCGCCCACATAGAAGGCGAACCTAGCCACAAGGTAGTGCGTACCGCTATTCACGCGCTAGCCCGTATGCAGCACCGTGGGGCCATCCTGGCCGACGGTAAAACCGGCGACGGTTGTGGCCTGCTGCTGCAAAAACCAGATCGTTTCTTCCGCATTGTTGCAGAAGAACGCAATTGGCGTTTGGCCAAGAACTATGCCGTTGGCATGATTTTCTTAAGCCAGGATGACGCGCTTGCTCGCGCCAGCCGCCGCATTGTTGAAGAAGAGCTGCAAAACGAAACTCTGTCTATTGTTGGCTGGCGTGAAGTGCCGCTGAACAAAGACGTGCTCGGTGAAATCGCCCTCTCCTCTCTGCCACGTATTGAACAAATTTTCGTTAACGCCCCGGCGGGCTGGCGTCCTCGTGATATGGAACGCCGCCTGTTTATCGCCCGTCGCCGTATCGAAAAACGCATCCAGGAAGATAAAGACTTCTATATCTGTAGCCTGTCTAACCTGGTGAACATCTATAAAGGTCTGTGTATGCCGGCTGACCTGCCGCGCTTCTACCTGGACCTGGCGGACCTGCGCCTGGAATCGGCCATTTGCCTGTTCCACCAGCGTTTCTCTACCAACACCGTGCCGCGCTGGCCGCTGGCTCAGCCGTTCCGCTATCTGGCGCATAACGGCGAAATCAACACCATTACCGGTAACCGCCAGTGGGCCCGCGCTCGTACCTATAAATTCCAGACGCCGCTGATCCCCGATCTGCACGACGCCGCGCCGTTCGTGAACGAAACCGGCTCCGACTCCAGCTCCATGGACAACATGCTTGAGCTGCTGCTGGCGGGCGGGATGGATATCGTACGCGCCATGCGTCTGCTTGTTCCGCCGGCATGGCAGAACAACCCGAACATGGATCCTGAGCTGCGTGCCTTCTTCGACTTTAACTCCATGCACATGGAGCCGTGGGACGGCCCGGCCGGTATCGTGATGTCAGACGGGCGCTTCGCTGCCTGTAACCTGGACCGTAACGGCCTGCGCCCGGCGCGCTACGTCATCACCAAAGACAAGCTCATCACCTGTGCCTCTGAAGTCGGGATCTGGGACTACCAGCCGGACGAAGTGGTTGAAAAAGGCCGCGTTGGCCCGGGCGAGCTGATGGTTATCGACACCCGTATTGGCCGTATTCTGCATTCCGCTGAAACCGATGCCGAGCTGAAAAGCCGCCATCCGTATAAAGAGTGGATGGAGAACAACGTGCGTCGTCTGGTGCCGTTTGAAGATCTGCCGGACGAAAAAGTGGGCGCGAGAGAGCTGGACGACGACGCGCTCGCCAGCTACCAGAAGCAGTTTAACTACAGCAGCGAAGAGCTGGATTCAGTGATTCGCGTTCTGGGCGAAAACGGCCAGGAAGCGGTGGGGTCAATGGGCGATGACACGCCTTTTGCCGTGCTTTCCAGCCAGCCACGCATTATTTACGATTACTTCCGCCAGCAGTTCGCGCAGGTCACCAACCCGCCAATCGATCCGCTGCGTGAAGCACACGTGATGTCCCTGGCCACCAGCATTGGTCGCGAGATGAACGTCTTCTGTGAAGCAGAAGGCCAGGCGCACCGCCTGAGCTTCAAATCGCCGATTCTGCTGTGGTCTGATTTCCAGCAACTCACCACGCTTGAAGAAGAACACTATCGCGCCGATACGCTCGACATCACTTATGACGTGACCGAGAAATCACTGCACGAAACGGTGATGGCGCTCTGCGATGAAGCTGAACGCATGGTACGCAATGGCACCGTGTTGCTGGTGCTATCCGACCGCAACATTGCGAAAAATCGCCTGCCGGTGCCGGCCCCGATGGCCGTGGGCGCCATCCAGACTCGTCTTGTTGAGAAGAGCCTGCGCTGTGACGCCAACATCATCGTTGAAACCGCCAGCGCCCGCGACCCGCACCACTTTGCCGTGCTGCTGGGCTTCGGTGCGACCGCCATCTATCCGTACCTCGCCTATGAAACCCTGGCGAAGCTGGTCGACAACGGCGCTATCGACAGAAACTATCGCATCGTGATGCAGAACTACCGTAACGGCATCAACAAAGGCCTGTACAAGATCATGTCCAAAATGGGCATCTCGACTATCGCCTCTTACCGTTGCTCTAAGCTGTTCGAAGCCGTTGGCCTGCACAAAGAAGTTTCAGAGCTTTGCTTCCAGGGTGCGGTCAGCCGCATCGGCGGCGCAGGCTTTGGCGACTTCCAGCAGGACCTGCTGAACCTGTCCAAACGTGCCTGGCTGGTGCGTAAACCATTGGATCAGGGCGGTCAGCTGAAGTTCGTTCACGGTGGGGAATACCACGCCTACAACCCGGACGTTGTGCAGACGCTGCAAAAAGCGGTGCAGAGCGGCGAATACGCCGACTATCAGCAGTATGCGAAGCTGGTTAACGAGCGTCCGGTCGCTACGCTGCGCGATATGCTTGCGCTGAACCCGCAGGACGAATCCGTCAAAATTGAAGACGTTGAGCCAGCAACCGATCTGTTCAAGCGCTTCGATACCGCGGCGATGTCCATCGGTGCCCTGAGCCCGGAAGCGCACGAATCCCTGGCTGAAGCGATGAACAGCATCGGCGGGAACTCTAACTCCGGCGAAGGCGGTGAAGATCCGGCTCGCTACGGCACCAATAAAGTGTCCCGTATCAAGCAGGTGGCTTCCGGCCGCTTCGGCGTCACGCCAGCTTATTTGGTCAACGCCGACGTTATCCAGATTAAAGTCGCGCAGGGCGCGAAACCGGGCGAAGGCGGCCAGCTGCCGGGTGATAAGGTCACGCCTTATATCGCTAAGCTGCGCTACTCCGTACCGGGCGTGACGCTGATTTCACCTCCGCCTCACCACGATATCTACTCTATCGAGGATCTGGCGCAGCTGATTTTCGACCTGAAACAGGTTAACCCGAAGGCGATGATCTCCGTGAAGCTGGTTTCCGAACCGGGCGTCGGCACCATCGCGACGGGCGTAGCCAAAGCCTATGCCGACCTGATCACTATTGCCGGCTACGACGGCGGCACCGGCGCAAGCCCGCTATCGTCCGTGAAATACGCGGGCTGCCCGTGGGAGCTTGGCCTGGTGGAAACCCAGCAGGCTCTGGTGGCTAACGGCCTGCGTCATAAAATTCGCCTGCAGGTGGACGGCGGCCTGAAAACCGGCCTCGACATCATTAAAGCGGCCATCCTTGGCGCAGAAAGCTTCGGCTTCGGTACCGGGCCAATGGTTGCGCTGGGCTGTAAATACCTGCGAATCTGCCACCTGAACAACTGCGCAACCGGCGTGGCAACTCAGGATGACAAGCTGCGTAAGAACCATTACCACGGCCTGCCGTTCAAAGTGACCAACTACTTTGAGTTCATCGCTCGCGAAACCCGCGAACTGATGGCGCTGCTCGGCGTGAAGCGTCTGGTCGACCTGATTGGTCGTACCGACCTGCTGAAAGAGCTGGACGGGTTTACCGCTAAGCAGCAGAAGCTGGATCTCTCCGCCCTGCTAAAAACGGCTGAACCTATGCCGGGCAAAGCGGTGTACTGCACCGAGCATAACCCGCCGTTCGATAAGGGCGACCTTAACGCACAGCTGCTGAACCAGGCGCAGGCGTACGTGGATGACAAACAGAGCAAAACCTTCTGGTTTGATATCCGCAACACCGATCGTTCCGTTGGGGCTTCCCTCTCCGGCTACATCGCCCAGCAGCATGGCGACCAGGGGCTGGCGTCTGACCCAATCAAAGCGCACTTTAGCGGCACCGCGGGCCAGAGCTTCGGCGTCTGGAACGCAGGCGGCGTGGAGCTTCACCTGACCGGCGATGCTAACGACTATGTAGGCAAAGGCATGGCGGGCGGCCTGATTTCTCTGCGCCCTCCGGTAGGCTCAGCCTTCCGTAGCCATGAAGCGACGATTATCGGCAACACCTGCCTGTATGGCGCTACCGGTGGCAAACTCTATGCCGCAGGCCGCGCAGGTGAGCGTTTCGCGGTGCGTAACTCCGGTGCCATCACCGTAGTTGAAGGCATTGGCGATAACGGCTGTGAATACATGACCGGCGGTATCGTCTGTATTCTTGGCAAAACCGGGGTTAACTTCGGGGCCGGCATGACGGGCGGCTTCGCCTACGTGCTGGATGAAGACGGTGAGTTCCGTAAACGCGTGAACCCTGAACTGGTTGAATTACTGGATGTGGAAGAGCTGGCGATTCATGAAGAGCATCTGCGCGGCATGATAACCGAACACGTTCAGCTGACCGGCTCCCAGCGCGGCGAGGAGATTCTGGCTAACTGGCCGACGTTCGCCTCCAAATTCACCCTGGTTAAACCGAAGTCCAGTGATGTCAAAGCATTGTTGGGTCACCGCAGTCGTTCCGCAGCCGAGCTGCGGGTGCAGGCGCAGTAA
- a CDS encoding TIGR01212 family radical SAM protein (This family includes YhcC from E. coli K-12, an uncharacterized radical SAM protein.), with protein MQLQKLVNMFGGDLSRRYGQKVHKLTLHGGFSCPNRDGTIGRGGCTFCNVASFADEAQQHSSIAEQLAHQASRVNRAQRYLAYFQAYTSTWAEVQVLRAMYQQAVSQTSIVGLCVGTRPDCVPDGVLDLLSDYHEQGYEVWLELGLQTANDKTLHRINRGHDFACYQETTRRARARGLKVCSHLIVGLPGEGQQQCMDTLEKMVETGVDGLKLHPLHIVEGSIMAKNWRAGRLEGIALDEYVVTAGEMIRHTPLDVVFHRISANARRPTLLAPLWCENRWAAMVDIDRYLLAHGAQGSALGTPWDLSVLS; from the coding sequence ATGCAGTTACAGAAATTAGTCAATATGTTTGGCGGCGATCTCTCTCGTCGCTATGGGCAAAAGGTCCATAAACTCACGCTGCATGGCGGGTTTAGCTGTCCTAATCGCGACGGCACTATCGGGCGAGGCGGCTGCACCTTTTGCAACGTGGCCTCTTTTGCCGACGAAGCCCAGCAGCACAGCTCCATTGCAGAACAGCTCGCGCATCAGGCCAGTCGGGTGAATCGCGCTCAGCGTTATCTGGCCTACTTCCAGGCTTACACCAGCACGTGGGCTGAGGTGCAGGTTCTGCGTGCTATGTATCAGCAGGCGGTAAGCCAGACCAGCATTGTTGGGCTGTGTGTGGGCACCCGGCCCGACTGCGTGCCCGATGGCGTGCTCGATCTGCTGAGTGACTACCATGAGCAAGGCTATGAAGTGTGGCTGGAGCTGGGTTTGCAGACGGCGAATGACAAAACGCTGCACCGCATCAACCGTGGGCATGATTTTGCCTGCTATCAGGAGACAACGCGGCGGGCTCGGGCGCGTGGTTTAAAGGTTTGCAGTCATCTTATCGTTGGCCTGCCCGGTGAAGGTCAGCAGCAATGTATGGACACGCTGGAAAAAATGGTTGAAACCGGCGTGGATGGCCTGAAGCTGCATCCTCTGCATATTGTGGAAGGCAGTATTATGGCCAAAAACTGGCGGGCAGGACGTCTGGAGGGGATTGCGCTGGATGAGTATGTGGTTACCGCCGGAGAAATGATTCGCCACACGCCGCTTGATGTCGTATTTCATCGTATTTCGGCTAACGCCAGGCGCCCCACGCTGCTGGCACCTTTGTGGTGTGAAAACCGCTGGGCTGCGATGGTGGATATCGACCGCTATTTGCTGGCTCATGGGGCGCAGGGTTCAGCGCTGGGAACGCCGTGGGATCTCTCAGTTCTTTCGTAA
- the arcB gene encoding aerobic respiration two-component sensor histidine kinase ArcB — protein sequence MKQIRLLAQYYVDLMVKLGLVRFSLLLASALVVLAMVVQMAVTMLLRGQVESIDVVRSIFFGLLITPWAVYFLSVVVEQLEESRQRLSKLVEKLEEMRERDLILNVQLKDNIAQLNQEIADRVKAEAERQTMLEQLKVEMQEREETQIRLEQQSSFLRSFLDASPDLVFYRNEDREFSGCNRAMELLTGKSEKQLVHLKPQDVYTSEAAEKVLETDEKVFRHNVSLTYEQWLDYPDGRKACFEIRKVPYYDRVGKRHGLMGFGRDITERKRYQDALERASRDKTTFISTISHELRTPLNGIVGLSRILLDTDLTAEQTNYLKTIHVSAITLGNIFNDIIDMDKLERRKVQLDNQPVDFTSFIADLENLSGLQAQQKGLSFVMDPTLPLPHKVVTDGTRLRQILWNLISNAVKFTPKGGLVTVRVRYEEESCLRFEVQDSGIGIPVDEQDKIFAMYYQVKDSHGGKPATGTGIGLAVSRRLAKSMGGDITVTSKPGEGSLFTLTVQAPSVAEEVEDTLEDDDMPLPALHVLLVEDIELNVIVARSVLEKLGNSVDVAMTGKDALEMFIPGEYDLVLLDIQLPDMTGLDISRELNKRFSKDELPPLVALTANVLKNKQEYLEAGMDDVLSKPLAVPALMSMIQKFWDNQITDKEPVVTKVDSEKQQALLDIPMLEQYIELVGPKLITDGLAMFEKMMPGYLEVLDSNMTARDNKGVVEEGHKIKGAAGSIGLRHLQQVAQQIQSPDLPAWSDNVGEWIEELKQEWQHDVSVLKAWVADAGKK from the coding sequence ATGAAGCAAATCCGGTTATTGGCGCAGTATTACGTTGATCTTATGGTGAAGCTGGGGTTAGTCCGCTTCTCCCTGCTGCTGGCCTCCGCGCTGGTCGTGCTGGCGATGGTGGTGCAAATGGCCGTCACCATGCTGCTGCGCGGGCAGGTCGAAAGTATTGACGTTGTTCGTTCTATCTTCTTTGGCTTGTTGATTACGCCCTGGGCGGTTTACTTCCTGTCTGTTGTTGTCGAGCAGCTCGAGGAGTCCAGGCAGCGGCTGTCGAAGCTGGTGGAAAAGCTGGAAGAGATGCGCGAGCGGGATCTTATCCTTAACGTCCAGCTTAAGGACAATATTGCCCAGCTAAACCAGGAGATAGCCGACCGCGTGAAAGCGGAAGCCGAACGCCAGACCATGCTTGAGCAGCTTAAAGTCGAGATGCAGGAGCGTGAAGAGACGCAAATCCGCCTCGAACAGCAATCCTCTTTCCTGCGTTCTTTCCTTGATGCTTCTCCTGACCTGGTCTTCTATCGCAATGAAGACCGAGAGTTTTCCGGCTGTAACAGGGCCATGGAGCTGCTGACCGGCAAGAGTGAGAAACAGCTGGTTCATCTTAAACCGCAGGACGTGTACACGTCTGAAGCGGCAGAGAAAGTGCTGGAAACGGACGAAAAGGTATTCCGCCACAACGTTTCTCTGACCTATGAGCAGTGGCTTGATTATCCGGATGGGCGAAAAGCCTGTTTCGAAATCCGAAAAGTGCCTTATTACGACCGCGTCGGTAAACGCCACGGGTTGATGGGGTTTGGCCGCGATATTACCGAGCGTAAACGCTACCAGGACGCGCTTGAGCGCGCGAGCCGGGACAAGACAACCTTCATCTCAACCATCAGCCACGAGCTGCGTACTCCGCTCAACGGCATTGTCGGCCTGAGTCGTATTCTGCTGGATACCGATCTCACCGCCGAACAAACCAATTACCTGAAAACGATCCACGTTTCCGCCATCACGCTTGGCAACATCTTCAACGATATTATCGATATGGATAAGCTCGAGCGCCGCAAAGTCCAGCTCGATAACCAGCCGGTTGATTTCACCAGCTTCATCGCCGACCTTGAAAACCTTTCTGGCCTGCAGGCTCAGCAAAAAGGGCTGTCGTTTGTGATGGACCCTACTCTGCCGCTACCGCACAAGGTGGTGACGGACGGTACTCGCCTGCGTCAGATCCTTTGGAACCTGATCAGCAACGCCGTGAAATTTACCCCCAAAGGGGGGCTGGTGACGGTGCGCGTCCGCTATGAAGAGGAGAGCTGCCTGCGCTTTGAGGTTCAGGACTCCGGGATTGGTATTCCGGTGGATGAGCAGGACAAAATTTTTGCCATGTATTACCAGGTAAAAGACAGCCACGGCGGCAAGCCTGCGACCGGGACCGGCATTGGGCTGGCGGTTTCTCGCCGTCTGGCGAAAAGCATGGGCGGAGACATTACCGTTACCAGCAAGCCGGGTGAAGGATCGCTGTTCACGCTGACCGTTCAGGCGCCGAGCGTGGCGGAAGAAGTAGAGGACACGCTAGAAGATGACGATATGCCATTGCCGGCACTGCACGTGCTGCTGGTGGAGGATATCGAGCTGAACGTCATCGTAGCGCGTTCGGTTCTGGAAAAACTCGGCAATAGCGTAGATGTGGCGATGACCGGGAAAGACGCGCTGGAGATGTTTATTCCGGGCGAATATGACCTTGTGCTGCTTGATATCCAACTGCCGGATATGACCGGGCTGGATATCTCTCGCGAACTGAATAAGCGTTTTAGCAAAGATGAGCTGCCGCCGCTGGTGGCGCTGACCGCCAACGTGCTGAAAAACAAGCAAGAGTATCTTGAGGCCGGGATGGACGACGTGCTAAGCAAGCCGCTCGCCGTGCCGGCATTGATGTCGATGATCCAAAAATTCTGGGATAACCAGATAACGGACAAGGAGCCTGTGGTGACAAAAGTCGATAGTGAAAAACAGCAAGCGCTGCTCGATATTCCGATGCTCGAACAATATATCGAGCTGGTTGGGCCAAAACTTATTACCGACGGCCTGGCTATGTTTGAAAAAATGATGCCGGGTTATTTAGAGGTGCTCGATTCCAATATGACCGCGCGGGATAACAAAGGCGTGGTGGAAGAGGGGCATAAAATTAAAGGTGCTGCTGGCTCCATTGGTTTAAGGCATTTACAGCAGGTTGCCCAGCAAATTCAGTCTCCGGATCTTCCCGCCTGGTCAGATAACGTTGGTGAATGGATTGAGGAGCTGAAACAAGAGTGGCAGCATGATGTTAGCGTATTAAAAGCATGGGTTGCGGACGCTGGAAAAAAATGA
- the elbB gene encoding isoprenoid biosynthesis glyoxalase ElbB, with protein MKKIGVVLSGCGVYDGSEIHEAVLTLLALSRAGAEAICFAPDKAQSDVIDHLTGEPAAETRNVLQEAARITRGRIHPLREAASETLDGLIVPGGFGAAKNLSTFASQGVDCEVDADLRRLARECHEQGKPLGFMCIAPAMLPKILDMPLRLTIGTDIDTAELLEAMGAEHVPCPVDDIVVDEEQKVVTTPAYMLAQNIAEAAVGIDKLVARVLELSA; from the coding sequence ATGAAAAAAATAGGCGTAGTGCTGAGCGGCTGTGGAGTTTATGACGGCAGCGAGATCCATGAGGCGGTGTTAACGTTGCTGGCGCTTTCTCGTGCCGGGGCAGAAGCCATCTGCTTTGCACCGGATAAAGCACAGTCCGACGTTATCGATCATTTAACCGGTGAGCCAGCCGCAGAAACGCGCAATGTTCTGCAGGAGGCGGCACGCATCACTCGGGGCAGAATTCATCCCTTGCGTGAGGCAGCATCAGAAACCCTGGATGGATTGATTGTACCGGGCGGTTTTGGCGCGGCTAAAAACCTGAGCACCTTTGCCTCGCAGGGCGTTGATTGCGAGGTTGATGCAGATTTACGCCGCCTTGCGAGGGAATGCCACGAGCAGGGGAAACCGCTGGGTTTCATGTGCATTGCTCCGGCGATGCTGCCGAAGATTCTGGATATGCCGCTGCGCCTGACCATTGGCACCGACATTGATACCGCTGAATTGCTGGAAGCGATGGGGGCGGAACATGTCCCCTGCCCGGTGGACGATATCGTTGTTGATGAAGAACAGAAAGTCGTGACGACCCCGGCCTACATGCTGGCGCAAAACATCGCTGAAGCCGCCGTGGGTATCGACAAGCTGGTGGCCCGCGTGCTGGAACTTAGCGCATGA